Sequence from the Spirochaetota bacterium genome:
CCATTTGAACAGCGGCGAGCGCGACGGCGCGACTTTCGCCTCGGGGTGCGTCGAGGAAACGACCACCGGCATGGGGATCTGGTTCCTGCTCACCTGCAGCTTGTAGTGCACGGTGCGCGAGTAATTGTTCGCACCGTCGATCGCGCGTATGTGGAAATAGGTTACGCCGTCGTCCAGGTCCCTGACCAGGAAGTTCCTGGCGTTGCCCTCGATCGTGGACACGGGCGGGATGAAGTCCGGTAGTGCGTTCACGTAGACGGCATAACCCTTGATCCCCGACTCATCGGCGGGGGGCGCCCACTCTATGAGCGCCTCGGTATTGCGCGTCCAGACGGCCTCCGGGTGGGTGCGGGAGTAAAGCACGGGCGGCTCGACATACACGTCCGAATATTTCGCGATGACGCGGGTGTCCTCCTCCCACATGGCGATGATGCGGCTGGAGGTCGCCACGCCCACGGGCTTGCGCGCCGATACGCCAGGCTGGCTGATCACGGCCTCGTCCGGGGCGAAGTCCCTTTCCGCGATACGGTACTTTCTCGCCGAGATTCCCGGCTTGATCTCGCGGCTGTCGTACCACATCACGACAATCTCGTCGTTTGCGGGCGGGAAGATGACGGGGGAGTAGCAGTTCGCCTTGGCGAGCGACACGGTCACCGGGGGTTCGTCCCAGTTCTCGCCGTAGTCGCGTCCCCTGAGCATCTTGATGGACCACGCGCGATCGTCGTTGTTCTGGTACACGCAATAGACAGTGTCGCGGTACACCATGATTGAGGGCGACGCGTCGTTCGCGTTGCTCCTGGTGATCTTGGTGAAGGAGCTCCAGCTGCTCCCGTAGTTGCCCGATTTCATGAAATAGAGGTCATCGGAAAGCACCTGGAAGCGCTCTTCCTTCCCCTGCCACACCAGGAAGATGTAGCTTCCCGCCGTCGTGATGGCGGGAAAGAACGCGCCCCTGAGCACGCTCGAGCTCGCAAGGACCTCCGGTTCCTCGAAGAGGATGTCCTTCGTATTGACCGAGTGAAAGAGGTTGAACACGTTTTTCCTGAAGCCGTGGTAGAAGACGTGCAGCGTTCCCCGATCATCGTAGAGCGCCTGCGGGAGAAACTCCATCTCGGTATGAAGGACCAGCCTTTCCGGCGAGGACCAAGTCGCCCCCCAGTCGGTGCTGCGGGAGAGAAAGATGCGGCTGTTCATATCGTCCTTGAAAATGTTCTGCCACATCACCGCGATATGCCCCGAGGGCGATATCGATACGTGGGGGTGGTGGTCCACCTCCTGGTCCACCGGGGAAATGAGCCTTGGCGGGATGAAATTCGCGCCCTCGTTGAACGAAAGCGTAATATAGATATTGTTTGCCTTTCCGTCGGAGCCCTCGTACACCGCCGCGATGAAGTTGCCCCGTGAGGCCATCTTGATATTGCGGGCGATCACACCCGGCGGCGATACCGGGAAGCTCTTCTCCCAGCCCACCGGGTAGGTCTCGACGACCGTTATGGAAAACACCGCGATCACCGTGAGCGAAACGACCGCGATTCCCAGGGCGGACCAGAGGTATTCGCGCATGTACGCGTGCCGGAAATAGTACATCAGTATGTTCGATAATACCCGCGCCATCGACGTCCCCTGTTATTATCATCGACACGGAAGGGACACCTGTCAACCACACCGGAAAATTTTTATTGCAGCGTGGGCCCCGGCAGGGTATACGTGTATCTGTCCCCGGAAACCATGAACCAGTTCTCCTCTCACGAAATCGTCGTCATATTCACCGCCCTGGCGCTCATGCTGGGCGCGGCCAAGGCCTTTGGAGAGCTTTTCCGGCGCCTGCACATGCCCCAGGTCGTCGGGGAGCTCCTCGCGGGCTTCGTGCTGGGACCCACGGTCATGGGGCGCCTGGTCCCCGGTTTTTACTCCTGGGTTTTCGCGACGGGCGCGCGCGATTCGCTCGTGATCCAGGGACTCGTGCTCCTGGGCGTGGTATTCCTTCTATTGATCGCGGGACTCGAGGTTGACCTCTCTTCGGTGCTGCGGCAGGGACGCTCGGTGATGTGGATCGGAGCATGCACCATCGTCATACCCTTCTTCGCGGGCGCGATCCTCCCTCCCCTCCTGCCCGGACTCTTCGCGGAAAGTACCGATACCCTGGTCCTCTCGCTCTTTATCGGGACGGCGCTCGCCATCACCGCGCTCCCGGTGATCGTGAAGATACTCCTGGACCTTAAGCTGTTTCATTCGGACTTCGGGATGCTCGTGCTGGCCGCGGCCATGGTGAACGACTTCACCGGCTGGCTCTTCTTCTCGGTCATCATCCAGATCACCCAGACGGGGAGTGCGAACCTCCCGGCGATCCTGGCGACCCTGGGGCTCACCGCGGGATTCGCGGTGGTCATCCTCACGGTGCTGCGCTCGATAATCAACCTGGCGCTTCCCTGGATCCAGACGCGCATGGAATGGCCGGGCGGCGTGATAGTCTTCATCATCACGATTGGGCTTATACTTTCCGCCCTCACGGAGGCCCTGGGGGTACACGCCATATTCGGCGCCTTTCTCGCGGGGGTCGCCATTGGCGACTCGCCGCACCTGCGAGGGCATTCCAGGGAGATCATCCACCAGTTCATCAACAACATCTTCGCGCCCCTGTTCTTCGTGTCCATAGGCCTGGGACTGGACCTCGCCGCGGACTTCAACCCGCTGCTCACCCTCGCGCTCATCGCGCTCGCCTTCGCCGGCAAGATGCTGGGAGCGCTCGCGGGGGGCGCGCTTTCGGGCATGCGGTTCCGCGACACCCTGCCCGTGGGATCGGCGATGAGCGCGCGGGGCGCGATGGAGGTCATCATCGCGAGCTTCGCCCGGCACTATGGCGTTATCGGCGACAAGACCTACGCGGCGATCGTGATCATGGCCATGGCGACCACGCTCGCGGCCGGTCCCCTGGTGCGGTTTCTCATGAAGCGCCCGAAGGGCCTGTCCCTCGCGGACCTCATCGACCGCCGCTCCTTCGTATCCTGGCTCTCCTCGCGGGACGTGAACGAGTGTATCGCCGAGCTCTCCGGCGCGGCCGCCCTTAGAACGGGGCTGGAGGCGGCCGACATCACGCGCATGGTCATGGAACGCGAAGCGCTCATGAGCACGGGGCTCGGGGAGAGCATCGCAGTCCCCCACGCGCGGACGGATGCGATCGAAAGGCCGGTGGTGATAGCGGGACGCTCCCGGGAGGGCATAGACTTCAACGCCCCCGACGGCCTGCCGGCGCAGCTGATCTTCCTGATACTCACCCCCGCCGCCGACCAGGACGGCCAGATACAGGTACTCGCGCAGATTTCCACGATCTTTTCCGACGAGCGCGTAAAAAGGCTTGCCCTGCAGGCGAAAGGATATATAGAATTCAATGCCGCCCTGCAACAGGCCGGCGCTAAAGACAAAAAGCCATAACGTGTACGAGGAGCACACCAGATGAAGCTCGCCGAATTTATCGAACGGGCCGCCGACAGGCTGTTCATCCTGGACAACGAGTGCCACGTCATATTCACCGGTGACTCGCTCACCGACGAGCGGCCGTTCATCCGCATAGGCAACTGGATGAACCTCCCGGTGGAGATCATACCCCTCATCGAAAACATCATCATCACCGATTCCATGACCGGGAACCCCGCGCACGAGCAGTTCAATATCGACGTCACGCTGCTCTCGTCGAACCGCTATATCGGCTCGAGCTCGGTGGTGAAGCGCTACCTCGAGTTCCAGAAGAGCTTCGGGCTGGATTTAAAGAACGCGTCCATAGTGGACATCGAGAAGGACATCCCGTCCGTGTCGCGCGAGAAGATAATATCGGACCGCGACTCCTATATCGGCATATTCTACAGCGACGGCAACTTTCGCGTAACGCACAACCGCGCCAAGATATTCGACGGCAAGGAGATGGCGGAGCGCCACTACAGCGACCAGAGGATACACGACCTCCTGTCGCTCCACGCGAAGGACGGGGCGCGCTACGCGGGAAGCGGGATGGTGCTGTTAAAGAACAACCCGCTCTTCTACCGGAACCGCTACTTCACCTCCTACCACTTCCCCCGGACCTGGTACGAGGACTTCTCCGCGCTCTCGATAGACCCGGCGCGGATACGCGAGATCCTGCTTCCGTCCGAGAACATCATGAACGTCGCGAAGCTCATGAAATGGAAACATTTCTCCCGCGGAAGGATTCGCATCTTCTCCGATTCGAAGGAGAACATGGACCTTCTCCAGAAGCTCTTCTCGGGGGCGACCATCGTGCGTAACCCCTTCAAGGGCTTCGAGCACGACACGGGCGACGGGCTTCATATCCGGAACTACGCGGATTCCTTCAACGTCAGGCTCACCTACCGGAAGGTACGCCCCTCCTCCGCCGACCTCGTCCTCGCGTACGTGAAGGGACGCGGCGGCGTGCGGGAAATCGTTCGCGACGGCATAGACGGCCTGCTCGTGCACTACCCCGTCTACCAGGACATGAACGTCGCGCTCAAATCCGCGCACAAGCCCGTGCTCGTGCTCACCGACCCGGGCACGCCCTTCGCGCGCCTCAAGGGCGCCGAGGTCACCCTGGTGCGCCCCGGGGTCCAGTACGAATTCATGAAGTACGAGGACGCGCCCGCGCTCGTCGCGGATATCACGGCGGCGGTGGGGTCCGATACGCTTACAGAACCCGTGCGCGACCGGCGCTTCGACGAGCTTCCCGGCCTCGCGAAGACCACGCTCGCATCCGGTGACGCGGCGGCGGGACTGCAGGTGTTCAACCTCATAGGGCTCCTGCGCGCCGTCGCGGCGACAGCGTCCGAGCGCGCGCTTTCCGGCGGCGCGAAGAAAGCCCTCGCCGAGATCGAGCACGCCTTCGACCGCGAATCGTTTTTCGCCGCGGAGGGCGCGCGCCTCGCGGTGACCTGCGCCTTCCACGCCGGCGGCGTCGCCGAGTTCGCCGCGCCCGCCCAGGGCGCCGGGAAGGAATACTTCATCCCCGACGACGTCCGTGACGGGGAAGGGGAATCCCTCGCGCGCGTGAACGACAGGGACATGGCGGCCTTTTACGAAACCATACGCAGGGACCGCGCGCGCCTCATGGAACTGCTCGCCCTCCTGAAACCGGCGGCGGGAATACCGGACGTCCAGGAGCTGCGCGGCGCGATCGACCGTAAAAAGGAAGAGTTCCGCGACGACGCGTTCGGCGCGAGCGACGTCGACAAGGCGATACGGGAGCAGGCGAAGCCGCGGGCGGGAAGGTT
This genomic interval carries:
- a CDS encoding cation:proton antiporter; this translates as MNQFSSHEIVVIFTALALMLGAAKAFGELFRRLHMPQVVGELLAGFVLGPTVMGRLVPGFYSWVFATGARDSLVIQGLVLLGVVFLLLIAGLEVDLSSVLRQGRSVMWIGACTIVIPFFAGAILPPLLPGLFAESTDTLVLSLFIGTALAITALPVIVKILLDLKLFHSDFGMLVLAAAMVNDFTGWLFFSVIIQITQTGSANLPAILATLGLTAGFAVVILTVLRSIINLALPWIQTRMEWPGGVIVFIITIGLILSALTEALGVHAIFGAFLAGVAIGDSPHLRGHSREIIHQFINNIFAPLFFVSIGLGLDLAADFNPLLTLALIALAFAGKMLGALAGGALSGMRFRDTLPVGSAMSARGAMEVIIASFARHYGVIGDKTYAAIVIMAMATTLAAGPLVRFLMKRPKGLSLADLIDRRSFVSWLSSRDVNECIAELSGAAALRTGLEAADITRMVMEREALMSTGLGESIAVPHARTDAIERPVVIAGRSREGIDFNAPDGLPAQLIFLILTPAADQDGQIQVLAQISTIFSDERVKRLALQAKGYIEFNAALQQAGAKDKKP
- a CDS encoding LysM domain-containing protein; amino-acid sequence: MKLAEFIERAADRLFILDNECHVIFTGDSLTDERPFIRIGNWMNLPVEIIPLIENIIITDSMTGNPAHEQFNIDVTLLSSNRYIGSSSVVKRYLEFQKSFGLDLKNASIVDIEKDIPSVSREKIISDRDSYIGIFYSDGNFRVTHNRAKIFDGKEMAERHYSDQRIHDLLSLHAKDGARYAGSGMVLLKNNPLFYRNRYFTSYHFPRTWYEDFSALSIDPARIREILLPSENIMNVAKLMKWKHFSRGRIRIFSDSKENMDLLQKLFSGATIVRNPFKGFEHDTGDGLHIRNYADSFNVRLTYRKVRPSSADLVLAYVKGRGGVREIVRDGIDGLLVHYPVYQDMNVALKSAHKPVLVLTDPGTPFARLKGAEVTLVRPGVQYEFMKYEDAPALVADITAAVGSDTLTEPVRDRRFDELPGLAKTTLASGDAAAGLQVFNLIGLLRAVAATASERALSGGAKKALAEIEHAFDRESFFAAEGARLAVTCAFHAGGVAEFAAPAQGAGKEYFIPDDVRDGEGESLARVNDRDMAAFYETIRRDRARLMELLALLKPAAGIPDVQELRGAIDRKKEEFRDDAFGASDVDKAIREQAKPRAGRFFTPRRIIAACLVLGLGIVALGVARHMGGRTGKPAEQEAREERARLIAKYRISLNEKEIFDCANQVAIGNGFAPLIYPGVKVKNPHWIFPGNRFEMADGTVVTVREGDTLWGISQRWLMDASIKFNQALDPILDGIAAGRNVDEGIERLKGLAVTASQKAKVRELAGTGK